The following are encoded together in the Citrobacter arsenatis genome:
- a CDS encoding toxin YdaT domain-containing protein produces the protein MQSLTYHQNTDFEAKPLINRYQQAADVSPEHIRYAVRAWAASINNQDVVAGLIVEEWERQGGGALDFPDDLSRRRQKLFRWLDGTTMTAQRNIRLLIPAILAVLPLEFRGRLVPHDDFMSRYSAMEKEISEAKQALMLNAPQHQMVKEVREGIEKMLAMLPAEAMGQVLSGLAALAPGLL, from the coding sequence ATGCAATCACTTACGTATCACCAGAATACAGATTTTGAAGCTAAGCCACTGATAAACCGTTATCAGCAAGCTGCTGACGTTTCCCCGGAACATATCCGTTATGCCGTTCGCGCCTGGGCTGCATCAATCAACAACCAGGATGTTGTCGCGGGCCTCATCGTTGAGGAATGGGAACGGCAGGGTGGCGGCGCGCTGGATTTCCCCGACGATCTAAGTCGTCGCCGTCAGAAGCTGTTCCGCTGGCTCGACGGGACCACTATGACAGCACAACGCAATATCCGGCTACTGATCCCGGCGATTCTGGCTGTTCTTCCTCTGGAATTCCGGGGGCGTTTGGTTCCGCATGATGACTTCATGTCTCGCTATTCAGCGATGGAGAAAGAAATCAGCGAGGCCAAGCAGGCGCTGATGCTTAACGCTCCCCAGCACCAGATGGTGAAAGAGGTCCGAGAGGGAATAGAGAAGATGCTGGCAATGCTTCCTGCCGAAGCCATGGGGCAGGTTCTTAGCGGTCTGGCAGCGTTAGCGCCTGGTCTTTTGTGA
- a CDS encoding transcriptional regulator, with amino-acid sequence MSNELLRWRKGATSDEWFQLAKLAKTTVGYLDQIAYGNRRASPEKASAIETATHSFHRQAPVLKESLVFAAPRNSAA; translated from the coding sequence ATGAGTAATGAACTTCTTCGCTGGCGCAAAGGTGCCACCTCTGACGAATGGTTCCAGCTGGCAAAGCTGGCTAAAACAACCGTTGGCTACCTTGACCAGATTGCATATGGGAATCGCCGGGCTTCCCCTGAAAAAGCATCTGCGATTGAAACGGCAACCCATAGCTTTCATCGTCAGGCACCGGTTTTAAAAGAGAGCTTGGTATTTGCGGCGCCGCGTAACTCAGCTGCTTAA
- a CDS encoding LexA family protein: protein MLNNTQERFSNLRIYHFAISSENEGMENKEIRKANLEALYEQRQTDSGMTKAQFAELIETSPAALSQLLGANPNRNIGDKLARKIETALNLPFGWMDVLHTPENDGNVKYRGINETKGSYPVISWVSAGQWMEAVEPYHRRAIDRWYDTTVACSEDSFWLDVKGDSMTSPAGLSIPEGAAILVDPEVEPINGKLVVAKLDGDNEATFKRLVIDAGRRFLKPLNPQYPMLEVNGNCRIIGVVVDAKILNIP, encoded by the coding sequence ATGCTAAATAATACGCAAGAAAGATTTAGCAATTTGCGCATTTATCATTTTGCTATAAGCAGCGAAAATGAAGGGATGGAAAATAAAGAGATTAGAAAAGCCAACCTTGAGGCACTGTACGAACAGCGGCAGACAGATAGCGGAATGACTAAAGCACAATTTGCTGAACTCATTGAAACCAGCCCTGCCGCTCTTAGTCAGTTACTTGGGGCAAATCCAAATCGCAACATCGGCGATAAATTGGCTCGAAAAATTGAAACTGCGCTGAATCTACCGTTTGGTTGGATGGATGTGTTACACACCCCTGAAAACGACGGTAATGTGAAATACCGTGGAATTAATGAGACGAAAGGAAGCTATCCTGTAATCAGCTGGGTAAGCGCGGGACAATGGATGGAAGCTGTAGAACCTTATCACCGCAGAGCTATTGATCGTTGGTACGATACCACAGTTGCTTGTTCTGAAGACTCATTTTGGCTTGATGTTAAAGGCGACTCCATGACCTCGCCAGCGGGACTAAGCATCCCAGAAGGAGCAGCAATTCTTGTTGATCCTGAAGTCGAGCCTATCAATGGTAAATTGGTAGTGGCAAAGCTTGATGGCGACAACGAGGCTACGTTTAAAAGGCTCGTTATTGATGCAGGTCGTAGGTTTTTAAAGCCTCTAAATCCTCAATATCCAATGTTAGAAGTTAATGGTAACTGTAGAATCATAGGTGTTGTGGTTGACGCGAAAATTTTGAACATTCCTTAA
- a CDS encoding cell division inhibitor protein, with amino-acid sequence MVHQHYGTQTINRGAVLPGMLVKHKDATWTASANARGRLYLHRGVERTYTTELLVEVFLNGAGNALSH; translated from the coding sequence ATGGTTCATCAGCACTACGGCACGCAGACGATTAACCGCGGCGCAGTTCTGCCCGGCATGCTCGTCAAACACAAAGACGCAACCTGGACTGCATCAGCCAACGCACGAGGTCGTTTGTATCTGCACCGCGGCGTAGAGCGCACTTACACAACCGAGCTTTTGGTTGAAGTGTTTCTGAATGGTGCAGGCAATGCCCTTAGCCATTAA
- a CDS encoding YdaE family protein — MQEKKCAYRLCGKPIEQGKEVKNTLTLIHGAQLKHEERDYCCVRCASYDQMAHES, encoded by the coding sequence ATGCAAGAGAAGAAATGCGCTTACCGACTCTGCGGAAAGCCAATTGAGCAGGGAAAAGAAGTGAAGAACACGCTGACGTTGATCCACGGCGCGCAGCTGAAGCACGAAGAACGCGATTACTGCTGTGTACGTTGTGCTTCATACGACCAGATGGCCCACGAGTCATAA
- a CDS encoding RecE family exodeoxyribonuclease → MEFFNVVKATQKSGKQDAVLWFTAKTEARANLMLDVALEDAGIETGRGKDYAKPIRTDFPVVDGLPKEGEVDFTWCDRYELQDDGRTWLPKAAGVSTGSVDAPSTPTPTVIVEDATASEIVPVENRTPAVRFAVHLMNDKYQTHVTKEQQLAASEMSLDEGNTYLHSLLVARNDVPATAKLSLNAEWKMVQAIKDIFVQDEEHELRVITAFMSDWVNTDAGDRNQLVEDWRSGKLQLLKTETTSGEVGPEEQSQQSEQPNLIVVATLPFRQRVLAQFIGEGEYLYHVDAGQKNEIVRLEMDTDDTYIQNLLLAAENVEAFKKAIEHDIHKVVNAVKKVFPVDGKKPELATVIQFLTVWFKTDYIDRGLLVKEWQKGNRVAQIQRTDVKTNAGGGNKTDRNPKLTHSLDNLDIEIALATLSIDFNIYDIPGEAFRPAKAMVLAKDSPFKEWSSALRKRAGILDYSRAAIFALIRSAHPSYYLNPDRLSGYINANLTETDHEHPTAEMLAAARHKPEESWENEINKQAADEQPQIANIGNGVFSIEGLMGDQQTHTDDRSPVNEDTTSNVQMEETFSDEKQAGTEVQSGESSLETGEKSDTSQQADVNQNTGYVTQNSDSVNQTEPVLAQTEPEAQSDEPAVAYPAYFEPGRYEGLPNEVYHAANGISSTQVKDARVSLMYFNARHVEKTIIKERSPVLDMGNLVHALALQPELLDEEFSVEPLIPEDAFTTTATIRAFIDEHNASLPAMLSADDIKALLEEYNATLPAQVPLGGSVEETGQSYMSLPEEYQRLEADKKQTASAMKACIKEYNATLPAQVKTSGSRDALLEQLAIINPDLVAQEAQKPAPLKVSGTKADLIQAVKSVNPNAVFADELLDAWRENPLGKVLVTRQQLSTALSIQKALLEHPTAGKLLTHPSRAVEVSYFGFDDETGLEVRVRPDLEIDLDGVRIGADLKTISMWNVKQEGLRAKLHREIIDRDYHLSAAMYCETAALDQFFWIFVNKDENYHWIAIIEASAELLELGMLEYRKAMRAIATGFDTGEWPAPITADYTDELNDFDLRRLEALRLA, encoded by the coding sequence ATGGAATTCTTTAATGTGGTTAAAGCCACTCAGAAATCCGGAAAGCAAGATGCAGTGCTCTGGTTCACTGCTAAAACCGAGGCTCGCGCCAATCTGATGCTGGATGTTGCGCTGGAAGATGCAGGTATCGAAACAGGTCGGGGTAAGGACTACGCCAAACCGATTCGCACTGATTTCCCAGTTGTCGACGGCCTGCCAAAAGAAGGTGAAGTTGATTTTACCTGGTGTGATCGCTACGAACTTCAGGACGATGGGCGCACCTGGCTGCCAAAAGCCGCTGGTGTGTCTACTGGTTCCGTTGACGCCCCCTCCACACCTACTCCGACCGTAATCGTTGAAGATGCGACTGCGTCCGAAATTGTCCCGGTTGAAAACCGTACTCCAGCGGTCCGCTTTGCCGTCCATCTGATGAACGATAAATACCAAACCCACGTCACTAAAGAGCAGCAGTTGGCTGCCAGCGAAATGTCACTGGATGAAGGCAATACATATCTCCATAGCCTGCTTGTGGCAAGGAACGATGTACCCGCGACTGCCAAACTCAGCCTGAATGCTGAGTGGAAAATGGTTCAGGCGATTAAAGACATCTTTGTACAGGATGAAGAGCACGAGCTCCGGGTGATCACTGCATTCATGTCTGACTGGGTGAACACCGATGCCGGTGACCGTAACCAACTTGTAGAAGACTGGCGCAGCGGTAAGTTGCAGTTGCTCAAAACTGAAACCACCAGCGGTGAAGTCGGTCCCGAAGAACAATCTCAGCAGTCAGAGCAGCCGAACCTGATCGTCGTAGCCACCCTGCCATTCCGTCAGCGCGTACTGGCTCAGTTCATCGGTGAAGGTGAATATCTCTATCACGTCGACGCCGGGCAGAAAAACGAGATTGTCCGCCTTGAGATGGACACTGATGACACGTACATCCAGAACCTGCTGCTGGCTGCTGAGAATGTGGAGGCATTCAAAAAAGCCATTGAGCACGATATTCATAAAGTCGTGAATGCCGTTAAGAAAGTCTTCCCTGTCGACGGCAAAAAACCGGAGCTGGCAACAGTTATCCAGTTCCTGACGGTGTGGTTCAAAACTGATTACATCGATCGCGGCCTGCTTGTTAAGGAATGGCAGAAAGGCAACCGTGTTGCGCAGATTCAACGTACTGACGTCAAAACCAATGCTGGCGGTGGAAATAAAACCGATCGCAATCCTAAACTTACCCATTCTTTGGATAATCTGGATATAGAAATTGCCCTCGCCACTCTGTCGATAGATTTCAACATCTACGATATTCCCGGTGAAGCCTTCCGCCCAGCAAAAGCTATGGTACTAGCCAAAGATAGTCCATTCAAAGAGTGGTCCTCAGCCCTGCGCAAACGCGCAGGTATCCTAGATTATTCCCGCGCTGCGATTTTTGCGCTGATACGTAGCGCGCATCCTTCTTATTACCTTAATCCAGACCGTCTATCTGGTTATATCAACGCGAACCTAACGGAAACCGACCACGAGCACCCAACAGCAGAAATGCTGGCAGCAGCTAGGCATAAGCCGGAAGAAAGCTGGGAAAACGAAATTAATAAGCAGGCCGCTGACGAACAGCCACAAATCGCCAACATCGGCAACGGCGTATTCTCCATAGAAGGCCTGATGGGTGATCAACAAACACATACAGATGACCGTTCACCAGTTAATGAGGACACCACCAGCAATGTGCAGATGGAAGAAACTTTCAGTGATGAAAAACAGGCTGGTACTGAAGTGCAGTCAGGCGAAAGCAGTCTGGAAACTGGTGAAAAGTCAGATACCAGCCAGCAAGCCGATGTAAACCAGAATACGGGTTATGTCACCCAAAATAGCGATTCTGTAAACCAAACTGAACCAGTTTTGGCACAAACCGAGCCAGAAGCACAATCTGACGAACCAGCTGTTGCGTACCCCGCTTACTTCGAGCCGGGACGTTACGAAGGTCTGCCGAACGAGGTTTATCACGCAGCGAACGGTATCAGCTCAACCCAGGTGAAAGACGCACGTGTGTCGCTGATGTACTTCAATGCGCGCCACGTAGAGAAAACCATTATCAAAGAACGCTCTCCAGTTCTGGACATGGGTAACCTGGTGCATGCGCTGGCGTTGCAGCCCGAGTTGCTCGATGAAGAATTCAGCGTTGAACCCTTAATTCCGGAAGACGCATTTACCACCACGGCAACGATCCGCGCCTTTATTGATGAGCATAACGCCAGCCTGCCAGCGATGCTGTCAGCCGACGACATCAAAGCGCTGCTGGAAGAATACAACGCCACTCTGCCTGCACAGGTGCCGCTGGGTGGTTCAGTCGAGGAAACTGGCCAGAGCTATATGTCGCTGCCAGAAGAGTACCAGCGTCTCGAAGCGGACAAGAAGCAGACCGCCTCAGCGATGAAAGCCTGCATCAAGGAATACAACGCCACTCTGCCTGCTCAGGTGAAAACCAGCGGTAGCCGCGATGCGTTACTCGAGCAACTGGCAATCATCAATCCTGACCTGGTTGCACAGGAAGCGCAGAAACCGGCGCCACTGAAAGTGTCCGGTACCAAAGCAGATCTGATTCAGGCCGTGAAGTCTGTTAATCCGAACGCCGTCTTCGCCGACGAACTGCTGGATGCGTGGCGCGAGAATCCCCTAGGGAAAGTGCTGGTCACCCGCCAGCAACTGAGCACTGCACTGAGCATTCAGAAAGCCTTGCTCGAGCACCCGACCGCGGGCAAGCTACTGACACACCCGAGCCGTGCAGTAGAAGTCAGCTACTTTGGCTTCGACGACGAAACAGGTCTGGAAGTCCGTGTGCGCCCGGATCTGGAAATCGACCTGGACGGTGTGCGCATCGGTGCCGACCTGAAAACCATCAGCATGTGGAACGTTAAGCAGGAAGGCCTACGCGCCAAACTGCACCGGGAAATCATCGACCGTGACTACCACCTGAGCGCGGCTATGTATTGCGAGACTGCAGCGCTGGACCAGTTCTTCTGGATTTTCGTCAACAAAGACGAGAACTACCACTGGATCGCCATCATCGAGGCATCCGCCGAACTGCTGGAACTGGGCATGCTTGAGTACCGCAAGGCGATGCGCGCTATCGCTACCGGCTTTGACACTGGCGAATGGCCAGCACCGATCACCGCTGATTACACCGACGAACTGAACGACTTCGACCTGCGCCGCCTTGAAGCGCTGCGTCTGGCTTAA
- a CDS encoding RecT family recombinase: protein MQNTNIITTEQAPNTISASNAVFNVQALGQLTSFAELMAQSAVTVPKHLEGKPADCMAIVMQAMQWGMNPYAVAQKTHLVNGVLGYEAQLVNAVISSSSAIVGRFHYEYGGDWEKIAGKKDGRDELGLFIRVGAVLRGEEEITWGEPIYLADITTRNSPLWKTAPKQQIAYLAVKYWARLYCPEVILGVYSPDEVEPRTEKEINPAPKHVNLADISGDTVTTTQNAQESSVNIDSLADDFRERIDAAQDVDSAKALRADIESAKATLGSALFTELKNKAVKRYYLVDSRNKVEAAINSLPSPDEPDAFERFGEVERVLATAKRHLGDELHDQFTITLADMKPEYVG from the coding sequence ATGCAAAATACCAACATCATTACGACCGAGCAGGCACCAAACACCATTTCCGCCAGCAACGCTGTGTTCAACGTGCAGGCACTCGGCCAGCTTACCTCTTTCGCTGAATTGATGGCGCAGTCTGCCGTCACCGTCCCCAAACACCTGGAGGGGAAACCCGCCGACTGTATGGCTATCGTCATGCAGGCTATGCAGTGGGGAATGAACCCATATGCGGTTGCCCAGAAAACGCACCTGGTCAACGGTGTACTAGGTTACGAAGCGCAGTTGGTTAACGCAGTAATCTCCAGTTCAAGCGCCATTGTTGGTCGCTTCCATTACGAATACGGCGGTGACTGGGAGAAGATCGCCGGGAAAAAAGACGGTCGTGATGAATTAGGTCTGTTTATCCGGGTTGGCGCCGTACTGCGCGGAGAAGAAGAAATCACCTGGGGCGAGCCAATCTACCTGGCAGATATCACCACACGTAACTCGCCACTGTGGAAAACAGCGCCGAAGCAGCAGATTGCTTATCTGGCAGTGAAGTACTGGGCTCGCCTGTACTGCCCAGAAGTCATCCTCGGCGTCTACAGTCCAGATGAAGTTGAGCCACGCACTGAGAAAGAGATTAACCCAGCACCGAAACACGTTAATTTGGCTGATATCTCAGGTGACACCGTCACAACCACGCAAAACGCACAGGAATCGTCGGTAAATATCGACTCACTGGCTGATGATTTCCGCGAACGCATCGATGCCGCTCAGGATGTTGATAGCGCCAAAGCACTGCGCGCTGATATCGAAAGCGCGAAGGCCACGCTCGGATCTGCCCTGTTCACCGAGCTGAAGAATAAGGCAGTGAAACGCTATTACCTGGTTGATTCACGTAACAAGGTCGAAGCCGCGATCAACTCACTGCCGTCTCCGGACGAACCGGATGCATTTGAACGGTTTGGGGAAGTTGAACGAGTTCTTGCAACGGCGAAACGTCATCTGGGCGACGAGCTGCACGATCAGTTCACCATCACCCTGGCGGATATGAAACCGGAATACGTTGGCTAA
- a CDS encoding DUF4060 family protein, with translation MRLINRGNQQSPLARQACDIALATHHERYGDYGRSKMKETYTVRVEGVKVWVEVVNRKASYVATAMTGMRRLRALPGQVS, from the coding sequence ATGCGACTGATTAACCGAGGCAATCAGCAATCCCCGTTAGCGCGTCAGGCATGCGACATCGCGCTGGCCACTCATCACGAACGCTACGGCGACTACGGGCGCAGCAAGATGAAAGAGACATACACGGTGAGAGTTGAAGGTGTGAAGGTCTGGGTGGAGGTAGTGAACCGCAAGGCGAGCTACGTGGCCACGGCGATGACAGGTATGCGCCGACTGCGTGCACTTCCGGGTCAGGTTTCTTGA
- a CDS encoding tyrosine-type recombinase/integrase, whose product MITDTKLRKALGKKRDDIETISDSHGLNARISQAGKVSFFYRYRWAGKAVKLNVGDYPAMSIAQARERRQQFRTWLTEGLDPREQVKLEKLSREGSMTVAEAFNYWIEKHCIANQLTKTDYYQLVFAKHIAEPMRNVKVDNSTKMHWIDVFDQIESRVMAHYMLSLCKRSFRFCINRGVISTNPLEGLLPTDVGQKPKKRTRRLDDRELVAIYRWLQNRMSIESVFLVKFIMLTGCRTAEIRLSERSWFKLDENEWIIPAGSYKTRVHMRRALSDAAVGLVKNHLEKINTKHLVTSQRLLDGEIKDVPVHPPVASNYARYIWSESGMEPWSLHDMRRTIATNLSELGCPPHVIEKLLGHQMVGVMAHYNLHDYIDDQKHWLHVWQSHLESIIGEPFS is encoded by the coding sequence ATGATCACTGACACAAAGCTCAGGAAGGCCCTTGGCAAGAAGCGCGATGATATCGAAACCATTTCAGATTCTCACGGACTCAATGCAAGGATAAGTCAGGCTGGCAAAGTTTCATTTTTCTACCGATACAGATGGGCTGGAAAAGCAGTCAAACTTAATGTCGGTGATTATCCTGCAATGAGTATTGCTCAGGCAAGGGAAAGGCGTCAGCAGTTCAGAACGTGGCTTACTGAAGGTTTAGATCCGCGTGAGCAAGTGAAGCTGGAAAAATTATCTCGTGAAGGTTCTATGACAGTGGCTGAAGCCTTCAATTATTGGATCGAGAAACACTGTATCGCGAATCAACTCACCAAGACGGATTATTATCAGTTGGTATTCGCCAAACATATCGCCGAACCGATGCGGAATGTCAAAGTCGACAACTCGACAAAAATGCACTGGATAGATGTATTTGATCAGATTGAAAGCAGGGTGATGGCCCATTATATGCTTTCACTGTGCAAACGCTCATTCAGGTTCTGTATTAACCGAGGCGTGATATCGACCAATCCGCTCGAGGGATTGCTACCCACTGACGTTGGACAAAAACCGAAAAAGAGAACGCGGCGCCTGGATGATCGTGAGCTGGTGGCTATTTATCGGTGGCTGCAAAACCGCATGTCTATAGAGTCCGTGTTTCTTGTGAAATTTATTATGTTGACCGGCTGTAGGACGGCAGAGATTCGGTTGAGCGAAAGGTCATGGTTCAAGCTGGATGAAAATGAGTGGATAATTCCTGCTGGAAGTTACAAAACGCGAGTGCACATGAGAAGGGCTCTTTCTGATGCTGCGGTGGGACTGGTAAAAAATCATCTTGAGAAGATCAACACAAAGCATTTAGTCACTTCACAGCGCTTACTGGATGGGGAGATTAAAGACGTCCCGGTTCATCCGCCAGTTGCTTCGAACTATGCCAGGTATATTTGGTCAGAATCCGGCATGGAGCCCTGGTCTCTCCATGATATGAGAAGAACAATCGCAACAAATCTTTCAGAACTTGGCTGTCCGCCACATGTGATTGAAAAGCTACTTGGTCACCAAATGGTTGGCGTGATGGCGCACTATAATCTGCATGACTACATCGATGATCAAAAACACTGGCTCCACGTTTGGCAGAGCCATCTTGAAAGCATCATCGGTGAGCCGTTCAGTTAA
- a CDS encoding YciY family protein — MKRSRTEVGRWRMLRQASRRKARWLEGQSRRNMRIHTIRKCILNHQRNSLLFAIHSI, encoded by the coding sequence ATGAAGCGTAGTAGAACGGAAGTGGGACGCTGGCGGATGCTGCGTCAGGCTAGCCGCCGTAAAGCACGTTGGCTTGAAGGACAATCGCGTCGTAACATGCGTATCCATACCATCAGAAAGTGCATTCTCAACCATCAACGCAATTCGTTGCTGTTTGCAATCCACAGTATCTGA
- the cls gene encoding cardiolipin synthase: MTTFYTVVSWLVILGYWVLIAGVTLRILMKRRAVPSAMAWLLIIYILPLVGIIAYLSFGELHLGKRRAERARAMWPSTAKWLNDLKACKHIFAQENSSVASSLFKLCERRQGIAGVKGNQLQLLTSSDDVMQALIRDIQLARHNIEMVFYIWQPGGMADQVAESLMAAARRGIHCRLMLDSAGSVAFFRSPWAAMMRNAGIEVVEALKVNLMRVFLRRMDLRQHRKMIMIDNYIAYTGSMNMVDPRFFKQDAGVGQWVDLMARMEGPVATAMGIVYSCDWEIETGKRILPPPPDVNIMPFEQASGHTIHTIASGPGFPEDLIHQALLTAAYSAREYLIMTTPYFVPSDDLLHAICTAAQRGVDVSIILPRKNDSLLVGWASRAFFTELLAAGVKIYQFEGGLLHTKSVLVDGELSLVGTVNLDMRSLWLNFEITLVIDDAGFGGDLAAVQDDYISRSRLLDARLWVKRPLWQRIAERLFYFFSPLL, encoded by the coding sequence ATGACAACCTTCTACACCGTGGTGAGTTGGCTGGTCATTCTGGGTTACTGGGTACTCATTGCTGGCGTAACATTACGCATTCTAATGAAACGACGCGCAGTGCCCTCCGCAATGGCCTGGCTTTTGATCATCTATATTCTGCCATTGGTAGGGATCATTGCTTATCTGTCCTTCGGTGAGCTTCACCTGGGTAAACGTCGCGCCGAACGCGCCCGGGCAATGTGGCCGTCAACGGCCAAATGGCTGAACGACCTTAAAGCCTGCAAGCATATTTTTGCGCAGGAAAACAGCAGCGTCGCCTCATCCTTATTTAAACTGTGCGAGCGTCGTCAGGGAATCGCCGGGGTTAAGGGAAATCAGCTGCAACTGCTCACCAGCTCAGATGATGTGATGCAGGCATTGATCCGCGATATTCAACTCGCGCGCCACAACATCGAGATGGTGTTTTATATCTGGCAGCCGGGCGGTATGGCCGATCAGGTTGCCGAATCATTAATGGCCGCTGCCAGACGCGGGATTCACTGCCGCCTGATGCTGGACTCGGCGGGCAGCGTGGCGTTCTTCCGCAGCCCATGGGCGGCGATGATGCGTAACGCAGGTATTGAGGTTGTTGAAGCGCTGAAAGTGAACCTGATGCGTGTGTTTTTACGCCGAATGGACCTGCGCCAGCACCGTAAAATGATTATGATCGATAACTACATTGCGTATACCGGTAGCATGAATATGGTCGATCCTCGCTTCTTCAAACAGGATGCAGGCGTTGGACAATGGGTTGACTTAATGGCAAGAATGGAAGGACCGGTAGCCACCGCTATGGGCATCGTCTATTCCTGCGACTGGGAAATTGAGACCGGCAAGCGCATTTTACCCCCGCCGCCAGACGTCAATATCATGCCGTTTGAGCAGGCCAGCGGTCACACCATTCACACTATCGCCTCGGGTCCTGGTTTCCCAGAAGACTTGATTCATCAGGCGCTGTTAACCGCAGCGTATTCGGCACGTGAATATTTAATTATGACCACGCCCTATTTCGTTCCCAGCGACGATTTGCTGCACGCCATTTGTACGGCGGCGCAGCGCGGGGTCGACGTCAGTATCATTCTTCCGCGTAAAAATGATTCCCTGCTGGTTGGCTGGGCAAGCCGGGCCTTTTTCACTGAGCTGCTGGCTGCAGGCGTTAAAATCTATCAGTTCGAAGGCGGCCTGCTGCACACCAAGAGCGTACTGGTCGATGGTGAGCTGAGCCTCGTCGGTACCGTTAACCTGGACATGCGCAGTCTGTGGCTCAATTTTGAAATTACGCTGGTCATTGACGATGCCGGATTCGGCGGCGATCTCGCGGCGGTACAGGATGATTATATTTCGCGTTCCCGCCTGCTTGATGCCCGTTTATGGGTAAAACGACCACTCTGGCAGCGGATCGCTGAGCGACTGTTTTACTTCTTTAGTCCGTTGCTGTAA
- a CDS encoding HI1450 family dsDNA-mimic protein, with protein sequence MDMDLNNRLTEDETLEQAYDIFLELAADNLDPADIILFNLQFEERGGAELFDPAEDWQEHVDFDLNPDFFAEVVIGLADTEDGEINDIFARVLLCREKDHKLCHILWRE encoded by the coding sequence ATGGATATGGATTTGAACAATCGCCTGACTGAAGACGAAACGCTTGAGCAGGCTTACGACATTTTTCTTGAACTGGCTGCGGACAACCTGGATCCAGCCGACATCATTCTGTTCAATTTGCAGTTTGAAGAACGCGGCGGTGCCGAGTTATTCGACCCGGCAGAAGACTGGCAGGAACATGTTGATTTTGACCTGAACCCTGACTTCTTTGCCGAAGTGGTGATTGGTCTGGCGGATACAGAAGACGGCGAGATTAACGATATTTTTGCCCGCGTTTTATTATGTCGCGAAAAAGATCACAAACTCTGCCATATCCTCTGGCGCGAGTAA
- a CDS encoding ion transporter, with product MPGLVSSVRRALYRKLFDLNTRSGRRFEGMCALFALLSVIVIFIESGVGTQYHLTFEEWRVFVWLEIFITLVFTLEYLLRLCCWANPAKYVFSFWGIIDLATILPLYVMWLWPEISLSYVFAWRAMRVLRVLRILKLLRFMPSLRVFWNALKSARHQLMLFYSFIAILMVVFGAMMYLIEGPKYGFTTLNASVYWAIVTVTTVGYGDITPHTPLGRMVASVLILIGYSVIAIPTGLITTHMSSAFQQRGHQRKCPQCQQAQHEHSAQFCNRCGSKLPG from the coding sequence GTGCCAGGTTTAGTCTCTTCTGTTCGCCGTGCGCTCTATCGCAAATTATTCGATTTAAACACCCGTTCAGGGCGTCGCTTTGAAGGTATGTGCGCGCTGTTCGCTTTGCTCAGCGTTATCGTTATCTTCATTGAGTCCGGAGTAGGGACGCAATACCATTTAACCTTTGAGGAATGGCGCGTTTTTGTCTGGCTGGAGATCTTTATTACTCTGGTCTTTACCCTCGAATATCTTCTTCGTTTATGCTGCTGGGCCAATCCTGCTAAATATGTGTTTAGCTTCTGGGGAATAATCGATCTCGCAACAATTTTGCCGCTGTATGTGATGTGGTTATGGCCTGAAATCAGTCTGAGCTATGTCTTCGCCTGGCGGGCGATGCGCGTTCTGCGTGTCCTGCGCATTCTCAAGCTGCTGCGCTTTATGCCTTCCCTGCGGGTGTTCTGGAATGCCTTAAAAAGCGCCCGGCATCAGTTGATGTTGTTCTATTCCTTCATTGCCATTCTGATGGTAGTTTTTGGCGCGATGATGTATCTGATAGAAGGGCCAAAATATGGCTTCACTACGCTAAATGCTTCAGTGTATTGGGCCATTGTTACGGTTACCACCGTCGGCTATGGCGATATCACACCGCACACGCCGTTGGGACGTATGGTAGCGTCTGTGCTTATCCTGATTGGTTATTCGGTGATTGCGATTCCAACGGGATTAATTACCACGCATATGAGCAGCGCGTTCCAGCAACGCGGACATCAACGAAAATGTCCTCAGTGTCAACAGGCTCAGCATGAACATAGCGCGCAGTTTTGTAACCGTTGTGGAAGTAAACTGCCGGGGTAA